A stretch of Borrelia turcica IST7 DNA encodes these proteins:
- a CDS encoding SpiroCoCo family coiled-coil protein has protein sequence MIDFVTILVNLLLVFVILFIYRQYDRRSRALDKIKKFVDIAKDNLEDFIEDKTKEINNLAVDMEAYQRSSIEIIKKIDEVQQKIKNKSNDFAEVEKKIAYHDSMLKELDDMTLKVQDNIQRLQVDGKIVDKLSKTLKNFNTQIDSIDSRLISVFEKFDKTNRENLEAIKIESWEKFDNTVKDLSLRMNNLDQGLMSYQESLVMLEDRKSEILDKGNDKLANEFQEFLFKIESSIDNYNKTMEESFFIYEDKYKSIENSIEAILDKAKAKINEKEDFILTRLNEELQLKFDEVFMYVNERSAQMKDKLEDKLILIDNEISSVSSVFKDNAYSRLNSIEETIKQEIRQYEEQVADIFDQFRVQIESNVGEIYKEYDNKINQFNKDIRERIELSLDDANSRMESVESNVKALLDNLEEDSNKIYVEFKTKVEGDINKFSDNVFSRMNDIGSELETKISNIETDVQDKILKLDNGLYADLKRINDRLISDSSYLDESINSKYETLVESLNLKSSDLENQLESKYKNIADKLESDIDDFATKYNEKFDRIFEKSNIDYQNFEITSKKLEDEMRSLNDLLIKDFEVLRGDFESNLISISDDISKEISSLKSNYSEDIGGFINQMEATKLQYEDWQKEVNSNLENIESHLNKTNEEFLNLIEVQRTKGKELSENIFNELSEHIQKKAMDMHSNWKDELIALNKSLLDIKISSEELLLSASSKIESLERDVSERLEYVSSKTEDLESSILEKYKELKDMSYTKGDETLLGIKEFIDNQVEIIHDKVIMTLNGLNEGFSNKEELIRNKMEELEYRLKDFKLEGEDVLSNFRTDLDSFIETRVQKVAEIKDENQKQIDNFLNAISEDILSRKDMLNIEIDSKLNDWQGKLSEITVNIENVLSSGKADINLIDSEMTLKIKELKTTIEGLDSYYLEKIDEFRNQGNIYSDELLKNIMTHFDADTKEIEENLSKKFATVLEKSEEFVKEVDSLLQDKRTDITSFQANIDITLDSLSSRFNDLNKEINEKYNEVILNSRGYSETLSNKLENEIVYEIEDISRKLTDKIGALSKNMNEDLQNFKSSFDVSKYQVENFEIKIKTLIENEEIRINEFLKEIEQQYEVRREEAIDYKRVIDNDVVQLKEQFVEMINELKNNIEDKSEFLNDLYKERFKIIESNLEERYSTFLIESEGAISKIRDEIYKILTDNDEKLRVKIYEMDRNFEIVEERSKEILEFEESLRKRISENNDTISYQFDVIKSDIEKEMKAQFDSYMMKTTVSIDEEIAKYENGINNKISSLKLIENSFKEIEKDLKDKISKCHNEIDLQYSELEGKYNEKQEMIESKIEERNSYVEGLIESKYSELEGKYNEKQSKIEERSNYVEELIESKYSELESRYNEKQEMIESRIEERSNYVEELIESKYSELESRYNEKQEMIESRIEERSNYVEELIESKYSELEGKYNKKQGMIEGKIEERSSYVEELIESKYSELEGKYNEKQGMIESKIEERSNYVEELIESKYSELEGKYNEKQGMIEERNSYVEELIESKYSELESKYNEKQGMIESKIEERSNYVEELIESKYSELESKYNEKQGMIESKIEERNSYVEELIESKYSELEGKYNEKQGMIESKIEERSNYVEELIESKYSELEGKYNEKQGMIEGKIEERSSYVEELIESKYSELESKYNEKQEMIEGKIEERSSYVEELIMSKYSELEAKYNDMHRDMEDRLNSCIADLGEEFAHSNTRMTREIREQLENLGELKLSLNNIEKDVIKLKEDSYQNVSSHLKLIEEDFFEDLKKRSEHLRTSLESFVELSDQRIENLERDIIKSVEDKSVLMRNFKIEVEQELIRNKENFYSDFSREFDARKRDTENKITSMETSVSSRMDKFIEFIDNRQNNIDSWFLRVKDDMKNWQESTYKTLEERTDIAERSVKRIESDISVIESTVRVIKDSVEQRTEEIFGNLQEDIKKFKNSSSINLKNIADEFKDRVLNIEKVIDSKVESLDEKINLHIEEIRAQVEARVLSQQKDIEVKIGEANQKLEDEFGLIISRFEREKQEIVDKFLDNKDSFESQVDVMKNDILEISEKLNTYRIDIERTIRENYNSFSSSIREDYVSFENEIKNSFSYSEEEIRALKDRLSIRVNQMEVELKGTYEAMFKGIDDNISQLKLKILDYDSELDHFVDEVKDDLISYKVDLKEEFESRYATISVQVEKYKELEVELERNNDILNEAYSFKDKLENLWGTLTDEMKLVQNYKKDFEKINKEIKNIQNQSSDIVEVFNDLKIQQTDLKGIKKEFDQFLEFYASFKDRYKKFTETYDEIQIYKTKLKEIREEQTNVLDNYDRISNKESILKTTIESVDKNFDLIIEIENRMQVLVKESSEFQESLSELRVIIAELMVNKNLSQEALGNAQTLKEMLAEIESKLEHTRNIRERVAKSETRLENLNVAAEERIKTLGILVKTESKYKDNVGLNNETVRDSVIKLMRQGWSASEISRATKLSVGEVELILELGISNKGDE, from the coding sequence ATGATAGATTTTGTAACCATTCTGGTTAATCTTTTATTGGTTTTTGTAATTTTATTTATCTATAGACAGTATGACAGACGTTCAAGGGCTCTAGATAAGATTAAAAAATTTGTTGATATTGCTAAGGATAATCTTGAAGATTTTATTGAAGATAAGACAAAGGAAATTAATAATCTTGCTGTTGACATGGAAGCTTATCAACGTTCTAGCATAGAGATTATAAAAAAAATAGATGAAGTTCAACAAAAAATTAAAAATAAAAGTAATGATTTTGCAGAAGTAGAGAAAAAGATTGCTTATCATGATTCTATGCTTAAAGAATTAGATGATATGACTCTTAAAGTCCAAGATAACATACAAAGACTTCAAGTTGATGGAAAAATCGTAGATAAGCTTTCAAAGACTTTAAAAAATTTTAATACTCAGATTGATTCTATTGATTCTAGATTGATTTCTGTTTTTGAAAAATTTGATAAAACAAATAGGGAAAATCTTGAGGCAATTAAGATTGAAAGTTGGGAAAAGTTTGATAACACTGTTAAAGACCTTAGCTTGCGAATGAATAATTTAGATCAGGGTCTGATGTCTTATCAAGAGTCTTTAGTAATGCTTGAAGATAGAAAGAGCGAAATTTTAGATAAAGGCAATGATAAGCTTGCTAATGAATTTCAAGAATTTTTATTTAAGATTGAGTCTAGTATAGATAATTATAATAAAACAATGGAAGAATCTTTTTTTATTTATGAGGATAAATATAAATCAATAGAAAATTCTATTGAAGCTATCCTTGATAAGGCAAAGGCCAAAATTAATGAAAAGGAAGACTTTATTTTAACTAGGTTGAATGAGGAGCTACAGCTAAAGTTTGATGAAGTATTTATGTATGTTAATGAGCGTTCTGCGCAAATGAAAGATAAACTTGAAGATAAACTTATCTTAATCGATAATGAAATTTCTTCTGTAAGTTCTGTTTTCAAGGATAATGCTTATTCTAGGTTAAATTCTATTGAGGAGACCATAAAACAAGAAATAAGACAGTATGAAGAGCAAGTGGCAGATATTTTTGATCAATTTAGGGTCCAGATTGAATCTAATGTAGGGGAAATTTATAAAGAGTATGATAACAAGATAAATCAGTTTAATAAGGATATAAGAGAGAGAATAGAACTTAGTTTAGATGATGCTAATTCTAGGATGGAAAGTGTAGAGAGCAATGTTAAGGCATTATTGGATAATCTTGAGGAAGATTCTAATAAAATATATGTTGAATTTAAGACAAAGGTAGAAGGAGATATTAATAAGTTTAGTGATAATGTATTTTCAAGAATGAATGATATTGGGAGTGAATTAGAAACTAAGATTTCAAATATTGAGACAGATGTTCAAGACAAGATACTTAAGTTGGATAATGGCTTATACGCAGATCTTAAAAGAATCAATGATAGGCTTATTAGTGATTCTTCTTACTTAGATGAGAGTATTAATTCGAAGTATGAGACTCTAGTAGAATCTTTAAATTTAAAAAGTAGTGATTTAGAAAATCAGCTGGAAAGTAAGTATAAGAATATTGCAGATAAACTTGAGAGTGATATTGATGATTTTGCTACTAAGTATAATGAAAAGTTTGATAGAATTTTTGAAAAATCAAATATTGATTATCAAAATTTTGAAATTACTAGTAAAAAGTTAGAAGATGAAATGAGGTCTTTAAATGATTTATTGATTAAGGACTTTGAGGTTTTAAGAGGGGATTTTGAATCCAATTTGATTAGTATTAGTGATGATATTAGTAAGGAGATATCTAGTTTAAAGAGTAATTATAGTGAGGATATAGGTGGGTTTATTAATCAAATGGAAGCTACCAAGTTACAGTACGAGGATTGGCAGAAGGAAGTGAATTCTAATTTAGAGAATATTGAATCCCATTTGAATAAAACCAATGAAGAGTTTTTAAATTTGATTGAAGTACAAAGGACAAAAGGGAAAGAACTTAGTGAAAATATCTTTAATGAGCTCTCAGAGCATATTCAGAAAAAGGCAATGGATATGCATAGTAATTGGAAAGATGAGCTTATTGCTTTAAATAAATCTTTACTAGATATTAAAATTTCAAGTGAAGAGTTACTTTTATCAGCTTCTTCAAAAATTGAGTCTTTAGAAAGAGATGTTAGTGAAAGACTTGAGTATGTTTCATCAAAAACGGAGGATCTTGAAAGTTCAATATTAGAAAAATATAAAGAATTGAAAGATATGTCATATACAAAGGGGGATGAGACTTTATTAGGTATTAAAGAGTTTATTGATAATCAAGTTGAAATTATCCATGACAAAGTTATTATGACGCTTAATGGACTTAATGAAGGTTTTTCTAATAAAGAAGAGTTGATTCGGAATAAAATGGAAGAGCTTGAATATAGATTGAAAGATTTTAAACTTGAGGGTGAAGATGTTTTAAGTAATTTTAGGACAGATCTTGATTCATTTATTGAAACTAGGGTACAAAAGGTTGCTGAAATTAAGGATGAGAATCAGAAACAAATAGACAATTTTTTAAACGCGATATCAGAAGATATCTTAAGTAGAAAAGATATGCTTAATATTGAGATAGATAGTAAGCTTAATGATTGGCAAGGAAAATTAAGCGAAATAACGGTTAATATTGAGAATGTATTATCTTCAGGAAAGGCTGATATCAATTTAATAGATTCTGAGATGACTTTAAAGATTAAGGAACTAAAAACTACTATTGAAGGACTTGATAGTTATTATCTTGAAAAAATAGACGAGTTTAGAAATCAAGGGAACATATATTCGGATGAATTACTTAAAAATATTATGACTCATTTTGATGCCGATACTAAGGAGATAGAAGAAAATTTATCTAAGAAATTTGCTACAGTGCTAGAAAAATCTGAAGAGTTTGTTAAAGAAGTTGATAGTTTGTTGCAAGATAAAAGAACAGATATTACTTCATTTCAGGCTAATATTGATATTACTCTTGATTCTCTTAGTTCAAGATTTAATGATTTAAATAAGGAGATTAATGAAAAATATAATGAAGTAATACTTAATTCTAGAGGATATTCAGAAACTCTTTCAAATAAATTAGAGAATGAAATAGTATATGAGATTGAAGATATAAGCAGGAAATTAACAGATAAAATAGGCGCCCTTAGCAAGAATATGAATGAAGATTTACAAAATTTTAAATCATCTTTTGATGTATCAAAGTATCAAGTTGAAAATTTTGAAATCAAGATTAAGACCTTAATAGAAAATGAAGAGATAAGAATTAATGAATTTTTAAAAGAAATTGAACAGCAATATGAAGTTAGAAGAGAGGAAGCTATTGATTACAAGAGAGTAATAGATAATGATGTTGTTCAATTAAAAGAGCAGTTTGTAGAGATGATTAATGAACTTAAGAATAATATTGAAGATAAATCTGAGTTTTTAAATGATCTTTATAAGGAGAGATTCAAAATTATTGAAAGTAATCTTGAGGAGAGGTATTCAACATTTTTAATTGAGAGTGAAGGTGCTATTTCAAAGATTAGAGATGAAATATATAAGATACTTACGGATAATGATGAAAAATTAAGGGTAAAAATATATGAGATGGATCGTAATTTTGAGATAGTGGAAGAGAGGTCAAAAGAGATTTTAGAATTTGAAGAAAGTTTAAGAAAAAGAATAAGTGAGAATAATGACACGATAAGCTATCAGTTTGATGTAATTAAATCAGATATTGAGAAAGAAATGAAGGCACAATTTGATTCATATATGATGAAAACAACTGTTTCAATTGATGAAGAGATTGCAAAGTATGAGAATGGAATTAATAATAAAATATCTTCTCTTAAGTTAATTGAAAATAGTTTTAAAGAAATTGAGAAAGATCTAAAAGATAAAATTAGTAAATGTCATAATGAAATTGATTTACAGTATAGTGAGCTAGAGGGTAAGTACAATGAGAAACAGGAGATGATAGAGAGTAAGATAGAGGAGAGGAATAGTTATGTAGAAGGGCTGATAGAGAGTAAGTATAGTGAGCTAGAGGGTAAGTACAATGAGAAACAGAGTAAGATAGAGGAGAGGAGTAATTATGTAGAAGAGTTGATAGAGAGTAAGTATAGTGAGTTAGAGAGTAGGTACAATGAGAAACAGGAGATGATAGAGAGTAGGATAGAGGAGAGGAGTAATTATGTAGAAGAGTTGATAGAGAGTAAGTATAGTGAGTTAGAGAGTAGGTACAATGAGAAACAGGAGATGATAGAGAGTAGGATAGAGGAGAGGAGTAATTATGTAGAAGAGCTGATAGAGAGTAAGTATAGTGAGCTAGAGGGTAAGTACAATAAGAAACAGGGAATGATAGAGGGTAAGATAGAGGAGAGGAGTAGTTATGTAGAAGAGCTGATAGAGAGTAAGTATAGTGAGCTAGAGGGTAAGTACAATGAGAAGCAGGGAATGATAGAGAGTAAGATAGAGGAGAGGAGTAATTATGTAGAAGAGTTGATAGAGAGTAAGTATAGTGAGCTAGAGGGTAAGTACAATGAGAAACAGGGGATGATAGAGGAGAGGAATAGTTATGTAGAAGAGCTGATAGAGAGTAAATATAGTGAGCTAGAGAGTAAGTACAATGAGAAGCAGGGGATGATAGAGAGTAAGATAGAGGAGAGGAGTAATTATGTAGAAGAGCTGATAGAGAGTAAATATAGTGAGCTAGAGAGTAAGTACAATGAGAAACAGGGGATGATAGAGAGTAAGATAGAGGAGAGGAATAGTTATGTAGAAGAGCTGATAGAGAGTAAGTATAGTGAGCTAGAGGGTAAGTACAATGAGAAACAGGGGATGATAGAGAGTAAGATAGAGGAGAGGAGTAATTATGTAGAAGAGCTGATAGAGAGTAAGTATAGTGAGTTAGAGGGTAAGTACAATGAAAAGCAGGGAATGATAGAGGGTAAGATAGAGGAGAGGAGTAGTTATGTAGAAGAGCTGATAGAGAGTAAGTATAGTGAGTTAGAGAGTAAGTACAATGAGAAGCAGGAGATGATAGAGGGTAAGATAGAGGAGAGGAGTAGTTATGTAGAAGAGCTGATAATGAGTAAGTATAGTGAGTTAGAGGCTAAGTACAATGATATGCATCGTGATATGGAGGATAGATTAAATTCATGTATTGCTGATCTAGGTGAGGAATTTGCTCATTCAAATACAAGGATGACCAGAGAAATTAGAGAGCAATTGGAAAATCTTGGAGAACTTAAATTAAGTTTAAATAATATTGAAAAAGATGTCATAAAACTTAAAGAAGATTCTTATCAAAATGTGTCATCACATTTAAAACTTATTGAAGAAGATTTTTTTGAAGATTTAAAGAAAAGAAGTGAACATTTAAGAACCTCTTTAGAAAGCTTTGTAGAATTGTCAGATCAGAGAATTGAGAATTTAGAAAGAGATATAATTAAGAGTGTAGAAGATAAATCAGTCCTTATGAGGAATTTTAAGATCGAAGTTGAGCAGGAACTTATACGCAATAAAGAAAATTTTTACTCGGACTTTAGCAGAGAATTTGATGCTAGAAAAAGAGATACAGAGAATAAAATAACTTCAATGGAAACAAGCGTTTCTAGTCGTATGGATAAATTTATTGAATTTATAGATAATCGTCAAAATAATATTGACTCTTGGTTTTTAAGGGTTAAAGATGATATGAAGAATTGGCAAGAGAGTACTTATAAAACACTTGAAGAGAGAACAGACATTGCAGAAAGAAGTGTAAAAAGGATTGAAAGTGATATTTCTGTTATTGAGAGTACTGTAAGAGTGATTAAGGATAGTGTTGAACAAAGAACAGAAGAAATTTTTGGTAATTTACAAGAAGATATTAAGAAATTTAAAAACAGCTCTAGCATTAATTTGAAAAATATTGCAGACGAATTTAAAGATAGAGTTTTAAATATTGAAAAAGTGATTGATTCTAAAGTTGAATCTCTAGATGAGAAGATAAATTTGCATATTGAAGAGATTAGGGCTCAGGTGGAGGCTAGAGTTTTAAGTCAACAAAAAGATATTGAAGTTAAAATAGGAGAGGCTAATCAGAAATTAGAAGATGAATTTGGTCTAATAATTTCAAGATTTGAGAGAGAAAAGCAAGAGATTGTAGACAAATTTTTAGATAATAAAGATAGTTTTGAATCTCAAGTGGATGTTATGAAAAATGATATTTTAGAGATTTCTGAGAAATTAAATACCTATAGGATTGATATTGAGAGGACAATTAGGGAAAATTATAATTCTTTTTCCAGTTCTATAAGAGAGGATTATGTTTCATTTGAAAATGAAATTAAGAATAGTTTTAGCTATTCAGAGGAAGAAATTAGAGCTTTAAAAGATAGGTTGAGTATTCGGGTTAATCAGATGGAAGTTGAACTTAAGGGTACATATGAGGCAATGTTTAAAGGGATAGATGATAATATCTCACAACTTAAGTTGAAGATATTGGATTATGATAGTGAGCTTGATCATTTTGTTGATGAAGTTAAGGATGATTTGATTTCATACAAGGTTGACTTGAAAGAAGAATTTGAGAGTCGTTATGCTACCATAAGTGTTCAAGTTGAAAAATACAAGGAGCTTGAAGTTGAGTTAGAGAGAAATAATGATATTCTTAATGAGGCTTATTCTTTCAAGGATAAATTGGAAAATCTATGGGGGACCTTAACTGATGAGATGAAACTTGTTCAAAACTATAAGAAGGATTTTGAAAAAATTAATAAAGAAATTAAAAATATTCAAAATCAATCATCAGATATTGTTGAGGTATTTAATGATTTAAAGATTCAGCAAACAGACCTTAAAGGCATTAAAAAGGAATTTGATCAATTTCTTGAGTTTTATGCTTCCTTTAAGGATAGATATAAGAAATTTACAGAAACTTATGATGAAATTCAGATTTATAAAACTAAGCTTAAGGAAATCAGGGAGGAGCAAACTAATGTCCTTGATAATTATGATAGGATTAGCAATAAGGAGAGCATATTAAAAACTACCATAGAATCTGTTGATAAAAATTTTGATTTAATAATTGAAATAGAGAATAGAATGCAAGTATTAGTTAAAGAGAGTTCAGAATTTCAGGAAAGTCTTAGTGAATTAAGGGTTATTATAGCAGAGTTAATGGTAAATAAGAATTTATCACAAGAAGCTTTGGGTAATGCTCAAACTCTTAAAGAAATGCTAGCAGAGATTGAGAGTAAATTAGAACATACTAGAAATATAAGAGAGAGAGTTGCAAAATCTGAGACTAGACTAGAGAACTTAAATGTAGCTGCGGAAGAGAGAATAAAAACTCTTGGTATTCTTGTAAAGACAGAGTCTAAGTATAAAGATAATGTTGGTCTTAATAATGAAACAGTTAGAGACTCTGTTATTAAGCTTATGAGGCAGGGTTGGAGTGCCTCAGAAATTTCAAGAGCCACTAAATTATCCGTTGGTGAGGTGGAGCTTATTTTGGAACTTGGAATTAGTAATAAAGGTGATGAATAA